The proteins below come from a single Paramormyrops kingsleyae isolate MSU_618 chromosome 25, PKINGS_0.4, whole genome shotgun sequence genomic window:
- the gar1 gene encoding H/ACA ribonucleoprotein complex subunit 1: MSFRGGRGGGFNRGGGRGGFGGRGGGGGFRGGGRGGFNRYQDYGPPEYVVELGEFMHPCEDDIVCKCVTEENKVPYFNAPVYLENKEQIGKVDEIFGQLRDFYFSVKLSENMKASSFKKLQKFYIDPMKLLPLQRFLPRPPGEKGPARGGRGGGRGGGRGGGRGGGFRGGRGGGFGGGRGGGFGRGGGGFRGARGGGGGRGFRGGR; the protein is encoded by the exons ATGTCGTTCAGAGGAGGTCGAGGTGGTGGGTTTAACAGGGGAGGTGGACGGGGAGGCTTCGGAGGCCGGGGTGGAGGAGGCGGATTTCGAGGGGGCGGCCGTGGCGGTTTCAACAGATACCAAGACTACGGTCCCCCGGAATATGTAGTAG AGCTGGGGGAGTTCATGCACCCGTGTGAAGATGACATTGTGTGCAAGTGCGTCACGGAGGAGAACAAGGTGCCCTACTTCAACGCTCCCGTCTACCTGGAGAACAAGGAGCAGATTGGAAAAGTGGACGAAATCTTTGGCCAACTCCGCGATTTT TATTTTTCAGTGAAACTTTCAGAAAACATGAAGGCCTCTTCCTTTAAGAAACTACAGAAG ttcTACATAGACCCAATGAAGCTCCTGCCCCTCCAGCGATTCCTGCCCCGGCCGCCTGGAGAGAAGGGGCCTGCCAGGGGCGGTAGGGGTggtgggagaggaggaggacgaggcGGCGGCCGTGGAG GTGGCTTCCGGGGTGGCAGGGGTGGTGGCTTTGGTGGGGGTCGAGGAGGCGGCTTTGGAAGAGGAGGTGGAGGATTCAGGGGAGCAAGAGGAGGTGGAGGCGGCCGTGGATTCAGGG GTGGGAGGTGA